In a genomic window of Streptomyces noursei ATCC 11455:
- a CDS encoding tetratricopeptide repeat protein, with protein MAEETWNSVAGDAQVGSLVQAGHIEVVHVHEPSGRPPRAPCQLPPEIQHFENREGEQARAFQATEDWFGGGSDPARPLIISISGLTGVGKTTLGFRLARRLQESCPDGVLYADLDEGRREGTTDIADVLRQMLRALGVPQDEVERPLSARHRHYLDETRHRRLVVVLDNVRRFEGEAELLMPASAGSAVVLVGPRTPADLDPGVAVELPLRPLTEEHAVQLLLRVAGDPEPAADREAAAELARLCAGLPAALRVAGRWVRRHRRRGWARLLADLTIELQENGVPETEPVWNATYHDLGAPARTLYRLLAAEPGPVIGPQAAVALLGAGAEVAEEALEELEDAGLLDLVPDLDDDHDPDDDPAVRLRMHALVRAHALRRAASDAAGGETAGGRRRNIRWHLRQAQRADELGAGKRMTLAARVSALPGTPDVDFRGKSAALRWLHTERRVLHACVRVAYEAGLDAESWALCEPLWTHQLDHPGSADDIDSFSIGRDAALRAEDLPAAIRMRCQLARPLWESERFAEAGRELDAAVSAAALLGSGHRDRKLYASALEFRGRLQAEQGAWAAAVPDYEHSLRLHQQIENPYGEMLLTYLLGQASAGLDELDRAAEDLGRAHAMARELERERMTARTGFALGRVLLRLGRPAEAHRLYEAALDGARRRRSTSEQVRVLEALAELYGAEGDPDAAEQCLAAARALRSRPQGLSDESGSDRP; from the coding sequence GTGGCCGAAGAGACGTGGAACAGCGTGGCGGGGGACGCACAGGTGGGGAGCCTGGTGCAGGCCGGACACATCGAGGTGGTGCACGTGCACGAGCCGTCGGGCCGGCCGCCACGGGCCCCCTGTCAGTTACCGCCGGAGATCCAGCACTTCGAGAACCGGGAGGGCGAACAGGCGCGCGCCTTCCAGGCCACCGAGGACTGGTTCGGGGGCGGCTCCGACCCGGCGCGTCCGTTGATCATCAGCATCAGCGGACTGACGGGTGTGGGGAAGACGACCCTCGGCTTCCGGCTCGCCCGACGACTCCAGGAGAGCTGCCCGGACGGCGTGCTCTACGCGGACCTCGACGAGGGGCGGCGCGAGGGGACCACGGACATCGCCGACGTGCTGCGACAGATGCTGCGGGCGCTCGGGGTTCCCCAGGACGAGGTCGAGCGCCCGCTCTCCGCACGCCACCGGCACTATCTGGACGAAACCCGGCACCGACGGCTCGTCGTCGTCCTCGACAACGTGCGGCGCTTCGAGGGGGAGGCCGAACTGCTGATGCCCGCCTCGGCCGGCAGCGCCGTCGTGCTCGTCGGCCCGCGGACACCCGCCGACCTCGACCCGGGCGTGGCGGTCGAGCTGCCACTGCGTCCGCTCACCGAAGAGCACGCGGTGCAACTCCTGCTGCGCGTCGCCGGCGATCCGGAACCGGCCGCGGACCGGGAAGCCGCCGCCGAACTGGCCCGGTTGTGTGCCGGCCTGCCCGCCGCACTGCGCGTCGCGGGCCGGTGGGTGCGCAGGCACCGGCGGCGCGGTTGGGCGCGGCTGCTCGCCGACCTGACCATCGAACTTCAGGAGAACGGGGTGCCGGAGACGGAGCCGGTGTGGAACGCGACGTACCACGACCTCGGCGCCCCGGCCCGTACGCTCTACCGTCTGCTTGCCGCCGAACCCGGGCCGGTGATCGGCCCGCAGGCCGCGGTCGCCCTCCTGGGCGCGGGGGCGGAAGTCGCCGAGGAGGCGCTGGAGGAACTGGAGGACGCCGGCCTGCTGGACCTCGTCCCGGATCTGGACGACGACCACGACCCCGACGACGACCCGGCCGTCCGGCTGCGGATGCACGCCCTCGTGCGCGCCCATGCCCTCCGCCGCGCGGCCTCCGACGCGGCGGGCGGCGAAACGGCCGGCGGGCGGCGGCGGAACATCCGCTGGCACCTGCGCCAGGCACAACGCGCCGACGAACTGGGGGCCGGGAAGCGGATGACCCTCGCCGCACGGGTATCGGCACTGCCGGGTACCCCGGACGTCGACTTCCGCGGCAAGTCGGCGGCCCTGCGCTGGCTGCACACCGAGCGGCGGGTGCTGCACGCATGCGTGCGCGTCGCCTACGAGGCCGGCCTCGACGCCGAGTCCTGGGCGCTGTGCGAACCGCTGTGGACGCATCAGCTCGACCATCCCGGCAGCGCCGACGACATCGACTCCTTCAGCATCGGGCGGGACGCCGCCCTGCGCGCCGAGGACCTGCCGGCGGCCATCCGGATGCGCTGCCAGCTCGCCCGGCCGCTGTGGGAGAGCGAACGGTTCGCCGAGGCCGGACGGGAGTTGGACGCCGCGGTGAGCGCGGCAGCGCTGCTCGGCAGCGGCCACCGGGACCGCAAGCTCTATGCCTCCGCCCTCGAATTCCGCGGCCGGCTCCAGGCCGAACAGGGCGCTTGGGCCGCCGCGGTACCGGACTACGAACACTCCCTGCGCCTGCACCAGCAGATCGAGAACCCCTACGGCGAGATGCTGCTGACGTATCTGCTCGGCCAGGCGAGCGCGGGCCTGGACGAACTCGACCGGGCCGCCGAGGATTTGGGGCGCGCCCATGCGATGGCGCGGGAGCTGGAGCGCGAGCGCATGACCGCACGCACCGGATTCGCGCTGGGTCGGGTGCTGCTGCGACTGGGTCGGCCCGCGGAGGCCCACCGGCTGTACGAGGCCGCCCTCGACGGGGCCCGGCGGCGCAGGTCCACCTCCGAGCAGGTGCGCGTGCTGGAGGCGCTCGCCGAACTGTACGGAGCGGAGGGGGACCCGGACGCCGCCGAACAGTGCCTGGCTGCGGCCCGGGCCCTCCGCTCCCGGCCCCAGGGCCTGTCCGATGAGTCAGGGTCGGACAGGCCCTAG
- a CDS encoding YfcC family protein produces MTSKAQERRRFTFPSALTVLVLVTIVIWALAFVLPSGTYARNAAGRPLQGSYHRIPSGRTFPERLGDLFLSPVNGLYGIKDARTGLVGPDLTGELYGSAGVFLFVLAIGAFITVVFATGALDRGIGRLAHRLRDRGALLIAGVMAVFSLLGTVEGFAEETLGFYGLIVPLMLALGFDRLVATGAIILGAGIGVLCSTVNPFATGVASSAAEISLGDGIGLRVAMWLVLTATTIAYVIRYARRVRADPDRSLCGFLPGDREHAQTAPDVPEPPPLTTLHKTVLVAVALLFAFMIFSVIPWSGALTGRADAPPYAWELDWSFPQLAAMFLVGAVLVGLLARMGEQRLSATFVQGAADFISPALVIVLARGVTVIMNNARVTDTVLHSIEGVVSGTPAALFGVIVFIVNLPLAFLIPSTSGHATLAMPILAPLADFAGVTRPVVVTAWQAASGWMNLWVPTTAVIMGGVSLAKVGYDTYLRFAAPLLALLFLLICTFVALGAAVT; encoded by the coding sequence GTGACGTCCAAGGCGCAGGAGCGGCGCCGCTTCACCTTCCCCAGCGCCCTCACCGTCCTCGTCCTCGTCACGATCGTCATCTGGGCGCTGGCCTTCGTGCTGCCCTCCGGCACCTACGCCCGCAACGCCGCCGGCCGCCCCCTCCAGGGCTCCTACCACCGCATCCCGTCCGGCCGGACCTTCCCCGAGCGGCTCGGCGACCTCTTCCTCTCCCCGGTCAACGGCCTCTACGGCATCAAGGACGCCCGCACCGGCCTGGTGGGCCCGGACCTCACCGGCGAGTTGTACGGCAGCGCCGGGGTCTTCCTCTTCGTCCTCGCCATCGGCGCCTTCATCACCGTCGTCTTCGCCACCGGCGCCCTGGACCGCGGCATCGGCCGCCTCGCCCACCGGCTCCGCGACCGCGGCGCGCTCCTCATCGCCGGCGTCATGGCGGTCTTCTCCCTCCTCGGCACCGTCGAGGGCTTCGCCGAGGAGACCCTGGGCTTCTACGGACTGATCGTCCCCCTGATGCTCGCGCTCGGCTTCGACCGCCTGGTGGCCACCGGCGCGATCATCCTCGGCGCCGGCATCGGCGTCCTGTGCTCCACCGTCAACCCGTTCGCCACCGGCGTCGCCTCCTCGGCGGCCGAGATCTCCCTCGGCGACGGCATCGGGCTCCGCGTCGCGATGTGGCTGGTGCTGACCGCCACCACCATCGCCTACGTCATCCGCTACGCACGCCGGGTGCGCGCCGACCCCGACCGCTCGCTCTGCGGCTTCCTCCCCGGCGACCGCGAGCACGCCCAGACCGCCCCGGACGTCCCCGAGCCGCCCCCGCTCACCACCCTCCACAAGACGGTCCTGGTCGCCGTCGCCCTGCTCTTCGCCTTCATGATCTTCTCGGTGATCCCGTGGTCCGGCGCCCTCACCGGCCGCGCCGACGCACCCCCCTACGCCTGGGAACTCGACTGGTCCTTCCCGCAGTTGGCGGCGATGTTCCTGGTCGGTGCGGTACTGGTCGGCCTGCTGGCGAGGATGGGTGAACAGCGGCTGTCCGCGACCTTCGTCCAGGGCGCCGCCGACTTCATCTCGCCCGCCCTGGTCATCGTCCTCGCCCGCGGTGTCACGGTCATCATGAACAACGCCAGGGTCACCGACACCGTGCTGCACTCCATCGAGGGCGTGGTCTCCGGCACCCCCGCGGCGCTCTTCGGCGTCATCGTCTTCATCGTCAACCTCCCCCTGGCCTTCCTGATCCCCTCCACCTCGGGGCACGCCACGCTCGCCATGCCGATCCTCGCCCCGCTCGCCGACTTCGCCGGCGTCACCCGCCCGGTCGTCGTCACCGCCTGGCAGGCCGCCAGCGGCTGGATGAACCTCTGGGTCCCCACCACCGCCGTCATCATGGGCGGCGTCTCCCTCGCCAAGGTCGGCTACGACACCTACCTCCGCTTCGCCGCCCCCCTCCTCGCCCTCCTCTTCCTCCTGATCTGCACCTTCGTGGCATTGGGGGCGGCGGTGACGTGA
- a CDS encoding M20/M25/M40 family metallo-hydrolase: MPHGAHASGAAPALETTVDGLMDDLCADLERLAAIPSIAFPGFSPEPVLQARDLVVELLRGAGVTDIGELNLPYTAPVVTATVPPPTPDAPTVLLYAHYDVQPAADEHLWDSPPFEPTRIEGGIRARGIADDKVNLMVHLGALRAWRGRPPVGIKIVFEGQEEYGSAFDGYPPTDPTAFACDAMIIADTGNIRPGTPTLTTALRGSVDVFVDVRTLDSAVHSGQYGGAAPDALLVLVKALATLHDLHGDVAVEGLRREPWHGTALAEDDFRALAGVPDGTPLLGSGGLGERLWSGPALTVVGLDAPSADRGAAAVVPHARAKLNLRVHPRQDPQEAQDALVRHLRRLRPFGIPLTVTPGDTGPGYEAGTDGPAYRAARTALRRAWGAEPVDAAAGGSVPLVNGLATAVPQAEILLFGAADSLCRMHAPNERMLRSEFRGALLAEALFFAEYAAAHRPGGAA, from the coding sequence GTGCCCCACGGAGCCCACGCGTCAGGGGCCGCCCCGGCGCTGGAAACCACCGTCGACGGCCTGATGGACGACCTCTGCGCCGACCTCGAACGGCTCGCCGCCATCCCCTCCATCGCCTTCCCCGGCTTCTCGCCCGAACCCGTCCTCCAGGCCCGCGACCTCGTCGTCGAACTGCTCAGGGGCGCAGGCGTCACCGACATCGGCGAACTGAACCTCCCCTACACCGCCCCCGTCGTCACCGCCACCGTCCCCCCGCCCACCCCGGACGCCCCCACCGTCCTCCTCTACGCGCACTACGACGTCCAGCCGGCGGCCGACGAACACCTCTGGGATTCCCCGCCGTTCGAGCCCACCCGCATCGAGGGCGGCATCCGCGCCCGCGGCATCGCCGACGACAAGGTCAATCTGATGGTCCACCTCGGCGCCCTCCGGGCGTGGCGCGGACGGCCACCGGTCGGCATCAAGATCGTCTTCGAGGGGCAGGAGGAGTACGGCAGCGCCTTCGACGGCTACCCGCCCACCGACCCCACGGCGTTCGCCTGCGACGCGATGATCATCGCCGACACCGGGAACATCCGCCCCGGCACCCCCACCCTCACCACCGCCCTCCGCGGCAGCGTCGACGTCTTCGTGGACGTCCGCACGCTCGATTCCGCCGTCCACAGCGGCCAGTACGGCGGCGCCGCCCCGGACGCCCTGCTCGTCCTCGTCAAGGCGCTGGCCACCCTCCACGACCTGCACGGCGACGTCGCCGTGGAGGGCCTGCGGCGCGAACCGTGGCACGGCACGGCCCTTGCGGAGGACGACTTCCGCGCACTGGCCGGCGTGCCCGACGGCACCCCGCTGCTCGGTTCCGGCGGGCTCGGCGAGCGGCTCTGGAGCGGCCCCGCGCTCACCGTCGTCGGCCTGGACGCGCCCTCCGCGGACCGCGGCGCCGCCGCCGTCGTCCCGCACGCCCGCGCCAAGCTCAACCTCCGCGTCCACCCCCGGCAGGACCCCCAGGAGGCCCAGGACGCCCTCGTCCGCCACCTGCGGCGGCTGCGCCCGTTCGGCATCCCGCTCACCGTCACCCCCGGCGACACCGGCCCCGGCTACGAGGCCGGCACCGACGGCCCCGCCTACCGCGCCGCTCGCACCGCGCTGCGCCGCGCCTGGGGCGCCGAGCCCGTCGACGCGGCGGCCGGCGGATCGGTCCCTCTGGTCAACGGCCTGGCCACGGCGGTGCCGCAGGCCGAGATCCTGCTCTTCGGCGCCGCGGACAGCCTCTGCCGCATGCACGCCCCCAACGAACGGATGCTGCGCTCCGAATTCCGCGGGGCGCTGCTCGCCGAAGCCCTCTTCTTCGCCGAGTATGCCGCCGCGCACCGCCCCGGGGGCGCGGCGTGA
- a CDS encoding TetR/AcrR family transcriptional regulator, with amino-acid sequence MGGTLARRRDQVLDAAVEVLGVEGARRLTYQAVDRAAGVPTGTTSNYFRNRAALVDGIAEHLLTLERREWEALTAGPAPAGPGELAAAMTAFARHAAGPGRARTAARWALLLESAVRPGLRAPLGRGRQAVLERSTEWVRRLGSGVPERHGRILVDHLEGVVMRQLAFPDGAFDPAEEMRALVGGLLAGPEGGARGEVRGGATGGHAG; translated from the coding sequence GTGGGTGGAACGTTGGCGCGGCGGCGGGACCAGGTGCTGGACGCGGCGGTCGAGGTACTGGGGGTCGAGGGGGCCCGGCGGCTGACGTACCAGGCCGTGGACCGGGCCGCGGGGGTGCCGACGGGGACCACGTCCAACTACTTCCGCAACCGGGCCGCGCTGGTCGACGGCATCGCCGAGCATCTGCTGACGCTGGAGCGGCGGGAGTGGGAGGCGCTGACGGCGGGGCCGGCGCCGGCCGGCCCCGGCGAACTGGCCGCGGCGATGACCGCCTTCGCCCGGCACGCCGCGGGACCCGGACGGGCGCGTACGGCCGCCCGATGGGCGCTGCTGCTGGAGTCCGCGGTGCGCCCCGGGCTGCGGGCGCCGCTCGGGCGGGGGCGGCAGGCGGTGCTGGAGCGGAGCACCGAGTGGGTGCGCCGACTGGGCTCCGGGGTGCCGGAGCGGCACGGGCGGATCCTGGTGGACCACCTGGAAGGGGTGGTGATGCGCCAACTCGCCTTCCCCGATGGCGCGTTCGACCCCGCGGAGGAGATGCGGGCGCTGGTGGGCGGGTTGTTGGCCGGCCCGGAGGGCGGAGCGCGGGGCGAAGTGCGGGGCGGCGCGACGGGCGGGCACGCCGGCTGA
- a CDS encoding chitosanase codes for MRSRSIARTATRVTLGLALLAVPATAVATTAAPTGRAAVPAHATPRTARAAVGLDDPAKKEIAMQLVSSAENSSLDWKAQYTYIEDIGDGRGYTGGIIGFTSGTHDMLELVELYTKRKPDNVLAPYLPALRKVDGSDSHEGLDPNYPKDWRKAAQDPVFRKAQDDERDRVYFNPAVEQGKADGLGVLGQFAYYDAIVMHGDGDEKTSFSNIRKRALAKARPPARGGDEKTYLGAFLDARVWAMKQEEAHSDTSRVDTEQRVFLERGNLDLHTPLDWKVYGDSYHIG; via the coding sequence ATGCGCTCCCGATCGATAGCCAGAACCGCCACCCGCGTCACGCTCGGCCTGGCACTGCTCGCCGTCCCCGCGACCGCGGTCGCCACCACCGCCGCGCCGACCGGCCGGGCGGCGGTCCCGGCCCACGCGACACCCCGCACCGCGCGGGCCGCCGTCGGGCTGGACGACCCGGCGAAGAAGGAGATCGCCATGCAGCTGGTGTCCAGCGCGGAGAACTCCTCGCTGGACTGGAAGGCCCAGTACACGTACATCGAGGACATCGGTGACGGCCGCGGCTACACCGGCGGCATCATCGGCTTCACCTCCGGCACCCACGACATGCTGGAGCTGGTCGAGCTCTACACCAAGCGCAAGCCCGACAACGTCCTGGCCCCGTACCTGCCGGCGCTGCGCAAGGTGGACGGCAGCGACTCGCACGAGGGTCTGGACCCGAACTACCCGAAGGACTGGCGGAAGGCCGCCCAGGACCCGGTCTTCCGGAAGGCGCAGGACGACGAGCGGGACCGGGTGTACTTCAACCCGGCGGTCGAGCAGGGTAAGGCCGACGGGCTCGGCGTGCTGGGGCAGTTCGCGTACTACGACGCGATCGTGATGCACGGCGACGGCGACGAGAAGACCAGCTTCTCCAACATCCGCAAGCGGGCGCTGGCGAAGGCCCGGCCGCCGGCCCGGGGCGGCGACGAGAAGACCTACCTGGGCGCCTTCCTCGACGCCCGGGTCTGGGCGATGAAGCAGGAGGAGGCGCACAGCGACACCAGCCGGGTGGACACCGAGCAGCGGGTGTTCCTGGAGCGGGGGAACCTGGACCTGCACACTCCGCTGGACTGGAAGGTCTACGGGGACAGCTACCACATCGGCTGA
- a CDS encoding nucleobase:cation symporter-2 family protein — MAAPTGQKSEVDRKHPVDETLPPFKMFTSGLQHVAAMYAGVVAPPMIVGPACGLSPTETAFLMGASLFTAGIATLLQTLGFWKVGAKLPFVNGVSFAGVTPMVAIAKEHSPHDALPIIFGAVIVAGVLGFLLAPYFSKLVRFFPPVVTGTVITLIGVSLLPVAFRWSQGGNEQAANYGSLTNIGMAAATFLIVLVLRRVLRGFLQQIAILLGLVAGTLVAIPVGITDFSALTKASPIGFPTPFHFGAPQFDVAAIISMCIVMLVCMTESTADMLALGKIVGRPADERTIEGGLRADTLGTAVSPLFNGFANSAFAQNIGLVAMTKVRSRFVVATSGAILVVLGLCPVAASIISLVPLPVLGGAGIVLFGSVAASGVQTLATAAMEKGENSLIVAAALGIGLIPIAAPEFYHNFPKDLLVVLDSGISTGCLVAIVLNLAFNHFGSKAPSAPADLHAPDPHAADPHASAGAPEVPRQPDRGRMDDGETATSPTH, encoded by the coding sequence GTGGCCGCACCTACCGGGCAGAAGTCGGAGGTGGACCGGAAGCATCCGGTCGACGAAACCCTCCCGCCCTTCAAAATGTTCACCAGCGGCCTACAGCACGTAGCCGCCATGTACGCGGGCGTGGTGGCCCCGCCGATGATCGTGGGACCCGCCTGCGGGCTCAGCCCCACCGAGACCGCTTTCCTGATGGGGGCCAGCCTCTTCACCGCGGGCATCGCCACCCTGCTCCAGACCCTGGGCTTCTGGAAGGTCGGAGCCAAGCTCCCCTTCGTCAACGGCGTCTCGTTCGCCGGTGTCACCCCCATGGTCGCCATCGCCAAGGAGCACAGCCCGCACGACGCGCTGCCGATCATCTTCGGCGCGGTCATCGTCGCCGGCGTTCTCGGCTTCCTGCTCGCGCCCTACTTCTCCAAACTCGTCCGCTTCTTCCCTCCAGTGGTCACCGGCACCGTCATCACCCTGATCGGTGTCTCGCTGCTCCCGGTGGCCTTCCGTTGGTCCCAGGGCGGCAACGAACAGGCCGCGAACTACGGCTCGTTGACGAACATCGGGATGGCCGCGGCCACCTTCCTGATCGTGCTGGTGCTGCGCCGGGTGCTGCGCGGCTTCCTCCAGCAGATCGCCATCCTGCTCGGCCTGGTCGCCGGCACGCTGGTCGCGATCCCGGTCGGCATCACCGACTTCTCGGCGCTGACCAAGGCGAGTCCGATCGGCTTCCCGACGCCGTTCCACTTCGGCGCCCCGCAGTTCGACGTGGCGGCCATCATCTCGATGTGCATCGTCATGCTGGTCTGCATGACCGAGTCCACCGCCGACATGCTCGCGCTCGGCAAGATCGTGGGCCGGCCGGCGGACGAGCGCACCATCGAGGGCGGCCTGCGCGCCGACACCCTGGGCACCGCCGTCAGCCCGCTGTTCAACGGCTTCGCCAACAGCGCCTTCGCCCAGAACATCGGCCTGGTCGCGATGACCAAGGTCCGCAGCCGCTTCGTCGTGGCCACCAGCGGGGCGATCCTGGTCGTGCTCGGGCTGTGCCCGGTCGCCGCCTCGATCATCTCCCTCGTCCCGCTGCCGGTCCTCGGCGGCGCCGGCATCGTCCTCTTCGGGTCGGTCGCCGCCAGCGGCGTCCAGACGCTGGCCACCGCCGCCATGGAGAAGGGCGAGAACTCGCTGATCGTCGCCGCCGCCCTCGGCATCGGCCTGATCCCGATCGCGGCGCCGGAGTTCTACCACAACTTCCCCAAGGACCTCCTGGTCGTCCTGGACTCCGGCATCAGCACCGGCTGCCTGGTCGCCATCGTCCTCAACCTCGCCTTCAACCACTTCGGCTCGAAGGCCCCGTCCGCCCCGGCCGACCTGCACGCCCCCGACCCGCACGCCGCTGATCCGCACGCCTCGGCCGGCGCCCCGGAGGTGCCCCGGCAGCCCGACCGCGGCCGCATGGACGACGGCGAGACCGCCACCTCGCCCACCCACTGA
- a CDS encoding 8-oxoguanine deaminase: protein MAPAPASPDSAVKQRIVIENCAIATVDADDTEYASGHLVVADNVIESIGAGKAPEGLANVVRRIDATGHLVTPGLINTHHHFYQWITRGLATDHNLFNWLVALYPTWARIDAQMLTAATHGSLGMMVKGGVTTASDHHYVFPQGSGDLVGAELAAVADIGARITLARGSMDRSEKDGGLPPDFAVETTEGALIGTEEAIDKHHDASFGSMVHIAAAPCSPFSISTELLREGAALARRKGVRMHTHGSETVEEEKFCHELFGMGPTDYFESTGWLGEDVWMAHCVHMNDSDIAAFARTKTGVAHCPSSNARLAAGIARVPDMLAAGVPVGLGVDGTASNESGELHTELRNALLINRLGAHREAALNARKALRLGTYGGAQVLGRTSEIGSLEPGKLADLVLWKLDGLGHSSIADPVTALVFGAAAPVTLSLVDGKPVVEDNHLTNVDEDAIARSTRAEAQRLARIAAEG from the coding sequence ATGGCACCAGCACCGGCATCCCCTGACAGCGCGGTGAAGCAGCGCATCGTCATCGAGAACTGTGCCATCGCGACCGTCGACGCCGACGACACCGAGTACGCCAGCGGCCACCTCGTCGTCGCCGACAACGTCATCGAGTCCATCGGCGCGGGCAAGGCGCCCGAGGGCCTGGCGAACGTCGTCCGCCGCATCGACGCCACCGGTCACCTGGTCACCCCGGGCCTGATCAACACCCATCACCACTTCTACCAGTGGATCACCCGTGGCCTGGCCACCGACCACAACCTCTTCAACTGGCTGGTCGCGCTCTACCCGACCTGGGCCCGGATCGACGCGCAGATGCTCACCGCGGCCACCCACGGCTCGCTCGGCATGATGGTCAAGGGCGGCGTCACCACCGCCTCCGACCACCACTACGTCTTCCCGCAGGGCTCCGGGGACCTGGTGGGCGCCGAGCTGGCCGCGGTCGCCGACATCGGCGCCCGGATCACCCTGGCCCGCGGCTCGATGGACCGCAGCGAGAAGGACGGCGGCCTGCCCCCGGACTTCGCCGTCGAGACCACCGAGGGCGCCCTGATCGGCACCGAGGAGGCCATCGACAAGCACCACGACGCCTCGTTCGGCTCGATGGTGCACATCGCGGCGGCCCCCTGCTCTCCGTTCTCCATCTCCACCGAACTCCTCCGGGAGGGCGCCGCGCTCGCCCGCCGCAAGGGCGTGCGGATGCACACCCACGGCTCGGAGACGGTGGAGGAGGAGAAGTTCTGCCACGAGCTGTTCGGCATGGGCCCGACCGACTACTTCGAGTCCACCGGCTGGCTCGGCGAGGACGTGTGGATGGCGCACTGCGTCCACATGAACGACTCCGACATCGCCGCCTTCGCCCGCACCAAGACCGGTGTGGCGCACTGCCCGTCGTCCAACGCCCGCCTGGCCGCCGGCATCGCCCGCGTACCGGACATGCTGGCCGCCGGCGTTCCGGTCGGCCTCGGCGTCGACGGCACCGCCTCCAACGAGTCCGGCGAACTCCACACCGAGCTGCGCAACGCGCTGCTCATCAACCGCCTCGGCGCCCACCGCGAAGCCGCCCTCAACGCCCGCAAGGCGCTGCGGCTCGGTACCTACGGCGGCGCCCAGGTCCTCGGTCGGACCAGCGAGATCGGCTCCCTGGAGCCGGGCAAGCTCGCCGACCTGGTCCTGTGGAAGCTCGACGGGCTGGGCCACTCCTCGATCGCCGACCCGGTGACCGCCCTGGTCTTCGGGGCGGCCGCCCCGGTCACGCTGTCGCTGGTCGACGGCAAGCCGGTGGTCGAGGACAACCACCTCACCAACGTCGACGAGGACGCCATCGCCCGCTCCACGCGGGCCGAGGCCCAGCGTCTGGCCCGTATCGCGGCCGAGGGCTGA
- a CDS encoding nucleobase:cation symporter-2 family protein codes for MAQQEQAPHHPAPPVHPVDEKPAVRRLVPAALQHIAAMYAGVVTPPLIIGQAVGLDTAGRTRLIAASLLIAGLATLLQTLGIRTFAGNRLPFVNAASSAGITPMLAIAETTAKGHQLPAIYGAVMCAGVFCLAVGPFFGKLLRFFPPLVTGVVITLIGVTLMPVPVGWAQGGDKGAADFGSMKNLALAGFTLLVVLLVQRFTKGFVKQIALLIGLVVGTLAAIPFGMAGFDGLRSAPIAALPAPFAFGPPEFQPAAVLSLCIVMLVLMTESSAGMLALGEICDRRTTGTTITRGLRTDGIATLLGPIFGGFPTSAFAQNVGVVSLTRVRSRYVVALAGAVLLVLGAFPVLGAVVSLVPMPVLGGAGIVLFGSIAVSGIRTLSEAGLDDSSNIILVAVSLGAGIIPLAAPTFYAGFPAWAQTVLGSGISAGALVAVALNLFFHHLGTRGTTRAAVLSAASPGSGTQIP; via the coding sequence ATGGCACAGCAAGAGCAAGCCCCGCACCACCCAGCCCCACCGGTTCACCCGGTGGATGAGAAGCCGGCCGTCAGACGGCTCGTCCCCGCCGCCCTCCAGCACATCGCGGCGATGTACGCCGGCGTCGTCACCCCTCCGCTCATCATCGGCCAGGCCGTCGGTCTGGACACCGCGGGCCGGACCCGGCTGATCGCCGCCAGCCTGCTCATCGCCGGCCTGGCGACCCTGCTGCAGACGCTCGGCATCCGCACCTTCGCCGGCAACCGCCTCCCGTTCGTCAACGCGGCCAGCTCCGCCGGCATCACCCCGATGCTCGCCATCGCCGAGACCACCGCCAAGGGCCACCAACTCCCCGCCATCTACGGGGCAGTTATGTGTGCCGGGGTGTTCTGCCTGGCGGTCGGCCCGTTCTTCGGGAAACTCCTGCGCTTCTTCCCGCCGCTGGTCACCGGCGTCGTGATCACCCTCATCGGGGTCACGTTGATGCCCGTACCGGTCGGCTGGGCACAGGGCGGCGACAAGGGCGCCGCCGACTTCGGCTCGATGAAGAACCTCGCGCTGGCCGGCTTCACCCTCCTCGTGGTGCTGCTCGTCCAGCGCTTCACCAAGGGCTTCGTCAAGCAGATCGCGCTGCTGATCGGACTGGTCGTCGGCACCCTGGCCGCGATCCCGTTCGGGATGGCCGGCTTCGACGGGCTGCGCTCGGCCCCGATCGCCGCGCTGCCCGCGCCCTTCGCCTTCGGCCCGCCGGAGTTCCAGCCCGCCGCCGTCCTCTCCCTGTGCATCGTGATGCTGGTGCTGATGACGGAGTCGTCGGCCGGGATGCTCGCCCTCGGCGAGATCTGCGACCGGCGGACCACCGGCACCACCATCACCCGCGGCCTGCGCACCGATGGCATCGCGACCCTTCTCGGCCCGATCTTCGGCGGCTTCCCGACCAGCGCCTTCGCGCAGAACGTCGGCGTCGTCTCGCTGACCCGGGTCCGCAGCCGCTATGTCGTCGCGCTGGCCGGCGCGGTGCTGCTGGTCCTCGGCGCCTTCCCCGTCCTGGGCGCCGTGGTCTCGCTGGTGCCGATGCCGGTCCTCGGCGGCGCGGGTATCGTCCTGTTCGGATCGATCGCGGTCAGTGGCATCCGCACGCTCTCCGAAGCCGGACTCGATGACAGCTCCAACATCATCCTGGTGGCCGTGTCGCTCGGCGCGGGAATCATCCCGCTCGCCGCGCCGACCTTCTACGCCGGGTTCCCCGCCTGGGCACAGACCGTGCTCGGCTCCGGGATCAGCGCCGGAGCCCTGGTCGCGGTCGCGCTCAACCTGTTCTTCCACCATCTCGGCACCCGGGGCACGACACGGGCAGCGGTACTGTCAGCCGCCTCGCCCGGCTCCGGCACTCAAATCCCCTAG